TAAGCAATACAAAAATATTGCAAATCGTAGAAAGCAACGATAGAGCGAGGAAGTGGCTAGCAAACAAAATCAGAGAGAAGATGAAAGAGGCAGAGAGGATCCTAGCAAAGATGGAGGCTGAGATGAAATGAAAGTCTTAATTGACTACGAAACGTTAAGCAGATACGCCTATAGTAATTGTTGGTGCGACAAAGATGCTGGCGAATACATAGTTTCTGAATGCACTAGAGACGGAGAGTTTGAGATAGACATCAAAGATATAGAATTAGACAGAACAGATCTTGAGGAGTTAGTGGAGATCTACAAAGATGAGATCCTAGAGATCTTAGGGAAGGAAGAAAGGAAGAAGGAGAAGAAGCAGGTGCTTCAGCAAAGCAAAACTTTAGACAACTGGATGGGGTGAGGAAAATGGCAATCAAACTACAAGAATATGAATTGCAATTTACTGATATTCAAGAATTATGGATGAAAGCTAAGTATTTAGCAGCTAAGATGATATCAAAATATTTCAATTTCGAAATTATTCCTGAAGAGGAAATCCTTATACAAAGCATACTAATACAACAAGGATATGCAATGGTTACTGCTACATACTCAAAGATACCGTTAAGTTTCAGACTTGTAATATTCCAAAAGAAAGTTAAATTAGAAATTACGTCAAACGATCTCATCTTCGAGGAAGATTTAGATGGAGGAAATGAAGATGAGAGTAGTAACATTTAAAGTTGAAGAGGACTTACTACAACAATTAGATCTTTATGCACTTAACAATAGAATAAGCAGAAGTGAAGCGATACGGTACGCTATAGAGATGCTACTGAGAGAAAAACGCGTTCAACAGATCAAAGTAGAAACATTCAGTGTAAGGTGAGAGAATTAAACGTACGATTTATGAACTAATTAATGCATTACTGGGGAGTAAACGATGAAGAACAAAAATAGCAGAGAAGAAGAATACGATTATGACTGCATTAACAAGATTTTGAAAGAATTAGGGATCCCATCATACGAAGGTGATATTGTATTCTTCCTCGTAGCGGAAAAATGCAAAAAGGTGAGCAATCACGACCAGAAGGAATAACAAAAAGATTATGAAACAACTGAGAGAGCTGCAGCAAAGAGTGACTTTGCTAGAAACTAAATATTTAGATCTACTTCAGCAATATATAATACTAAGGAAGGAATTTGATGAAGCTCTTATGGAAGGTGCAAATTACGCAGTAGCAGAGAAAAAACTCAAGAAGCTGGTGAGATGATGGAGCTTAGGCTTACAATTAAACAGTTGGTCATTCCAGGTCTCAGAGTCAGCGGGTTTAAGGACTATTTTATGGTTATTATACCAAGGGCTTACAACAATTACATTATATCAGTGTGTAATGCATATCTGGTCATTAATAATGAGATTTTCCCGTTAGGTACCAAAAAAGTGACAAAAATAACGAATAAGAACTACGCTATATTTTTGCCAAAACCTTTGAATGATAGATGGAAGAAGTTATATGATGAAAAGACGAAAGTAGATCTCGTTCTAGAGTTTTTCTAACTTTGGGGCTTTTTCATCGTATATTCTTTGTAATTCCTCTAGTGAGATTACAAAGTAATGTTCTTGCAATATGCGGAATTGTACCGGGGGAGCTCTTCCCTGCAAAAGATTAACGATGAGGGGACTAACCCCCCTTTTTGCTAGGTAGGAGGCAAAGAAAGACCTCACATCATATAACCTGAACCTTATACCAACTTTATCCATAGCTTCCTTTATCTCCTCTCTTATTCTGTCTTCCCTAAAGGGGAATAGTTTGTTTTTCCACTTCAATAAGTCTATTTCTTGTATTAATGCCAAGTTTTTCACTGAGTCAAAGTACTTCTCGACGAACTGATTTCTGTAGGGTAGATATTTCTCTTTTAACCAATTTGCCGTCTCGACATGTAGAAATGAAATATATGCTCTCTTTGTTTGATTTTCTTTCATTATGTTTATCACTCTCTTCTCTAAATCGATATGCTCTACTGTTAGTACGAACAATTCACCAGTTCGTAGCCCAGTTTCCACTAATAACCTAAAATATGACTTTGCTGCTAAATCGCTTATGTTTTCATAGATTTTCATTAATATATCCAGATCTAGTGGCGGTGGTTTATACTGAGTCTTACTCCTAGGTGTTTTAAAAGAGTCATAGAGCTCTCTAGCTAACTGGGGGCTTCTTAGTCTTACAACTTCTTTAATGAATAATTTTAGTGCTTTCGCAATATGTTCTGCTTTACCCTTAGACTCTTCTTCTACCTCTAGTAGGTATTCATTTAAGTCCTCTGCAGAAAGCTGGTAGTTTAAGTCTGCTAATGCCCTAGTTAAGTAAGCGAGTCTGTCTGAAGCTGTCTTCTTACTTTTCTCTCTCAACTTCTTCTTAAACAACTCAATATCATCAGAAGTTACTATATACTTGCTAGTAGTTGTGTTAAGATAATCCCCCAGGGTTTTAGAAAGGAGCATAAAGAAGACTTCTCTGAACTCTGGATCCTGTTTTACTCTGCTTAATATACCTATAATATCATTTACAGTATACCGACGCGGTGAAAAGCCCTCTAGTACTTCATATACTTCGTCTAATGGGAGTAGGTTCACCACTTTCTCTACAACCTCATCAGGGATTCTGATCTCTCTCCCCCTTTCATCATACCCCCTAATATATACATAAATTGTCCTTCTACTTTTCTGTAGCTTCTCGTATATAGAAGAACCTAGCTTTTCATAAGCCTTCTTTAGTAACAATCTCCTCATATTGTCATCTATGTTCTTGATATCTATCATTTCAAACCCTCCTTGTGAGTATACTCAAAACGTGCGTTATGTATTTTTTCCTCATGCGTTATGCAATGGTAATAAAACCGGCGGAGTTGAATAAAAGTATCGTAAAATTATGGGCCCGCTGGGATTTGAACCCAGGACCTTCGCCTCGTAAGGGCGACGTCCTAACCAGGCTAGACGACGGGCCCCCTTCTACTAATACTGTATATTGTTATCTTTAAAAATTTTCTTAGGCAACTCTGAGGCTATCAAGTATATTGGGCGTATACACGTTAGGTTTATATCCTAACCTGCCCTCCTCTCTTGCTATGAGGCTTGCAAAAGATCTTATTGCATTGACTTCTCCATGATTTAATATTACATTTTTAGGTTTAGGTTCTATATTTTTCAAGAAATTAAGCAGTTGTCTTCTATCCGAATGACCAGAAAATCCCTCTACAGCTTTAACTTCCATATTAATTTGAATTGACTCCACTCTTCCATCTCTATCTAATATCTGTACTTCTTTTGCTCCATCTCTGACTTTTCTACCTAATGTCCCTTCTGCTTGATAGCTCACAAATATTATTGCATTCTTAGGATCTGGTGCCATTGTTTTGAAGAACTCTACTGCCGGTCCACCATTCAACATTCCAGACGTAGCTAAAATTATTGAAGGCTCGCCTTTAGCTATATCCTCTTTATACCCTTCGATTCTCTTAAAGAATTCTGACGTAAAAGGATTTTCATCCTTGTATAATATCTCCTCTCTTACCTCTCTTCCTAACCATTCTGGATATGCGTTATGAATAGCTGTTACTTCGTCAACGAGACCAGTTACGTATATTGGAACTTCTGGTATAAGTTTCTTTTTCATCATGTCGTTTATTATTAACATCACTTCCTGCCCTCTTCCAACTGCCAGCACTGGAATTAGCACTTTTCCACCTCTATTAAGTGTCTTATTTATGATTTCTAACAATTCTAATTCTGACTCATCCCTACTTTTCTGTTCTTGAGCTCCATAAGTGGTCTCCATTATTAAAGTATCTACTCTTGGAAATTCCACATTAGCTTTATCCAGTAATCTAGTCTTAGCATATTTGAAGTCTCCAGTATACACTATATTGTGCTTACCATCACCGATATGTAGATGAGCCATGGCTGAGCCGAGTATGTGGCCAGCATTGTAAAATGTCAACCGTATATCTGGTGATATATCAGTTACTTCACCATAATCAAGGGTGATAGTGTGAAGAAGTTCTTTTCTAACTTCTTTAGCAGAATATGGTAAAGGCTTTCCCTCTTTTTCCGCTACATCTAGTGAATCTAGTTGCATTAAAGCCATTATATCCCTTGTAGGGGCTGTCGTATACACTGGTCCTTCATAACCGTACTTAAAAAGAAATGGAACCATTCCGCAGTGATCTAAATGAGCATGGGTTATGACAACCGCGTCTAGTTCTTCTAACTTTAATTGATCTATATCAAGTTTCGGAAACAGTCTCTCTCCGAACAAGTTAGCACTGGGATTTAAACCTACATCTAGCAATACTTTACTTTCTGGAGTTTCGACCAACACTGCAGATCTTCCAACTTCCTGAAATCCGCCAAGTGCTGTTATCCTTACGTATTTATCTTGGAATACTGTCTCTCTGTGTATTCTTTCACCAAAAACTTTCAATATCTTTGCTCTGTACTCAGTCTCATTATAAATATGCTCTAATACACTATCATACGTTCTTGATTTTATTGGGGGTTCTCTAACTATTTCGGCCTTCCAGAACGTTTCAGCAAATATTCTCTGTTGCAATGATCCGCCCTTGCCTATTACTAGACCAGGTTTCTTTGCCTTAATTAACACCTCACCAAGGTCATCATCAAACTTTATATCGACAATTTGAGCTTCTTGTGGTACAATATTCTTTATTATCTCTATGGTTTCTTTCTTATCTTTCCTTATTGAAGGGTCAGCTTTTATTACTATCCTCTTTTTAATATCTTTTGCTAATTTCTTTACAACCTCACTTTTTTCCATTGCCATTGTTGGCTTTTTTACATATACTGCTATTGTTGGACCCTCGTATTCAATTCTACTTATTCCCAAATCTTTCAGTTCACTGTAAATTAACGATACTATACTCATCCTATTTAGAGATGCCAATCTATTCACCAACTTAAGAAATAGCTATAGCTAAACCTATGTATGCTAATTTTTAATATTTAAAGTTTCTCTCTATATATGTGAACGTAAAAGAGCATATAATTAGCTTACCTAGACGAGTTTTTGTAGGTAACAATATTTTAGAAAATATACCACTTTACTTCTCTCAGTTGGGTGTAAGGTCACCATATTTGATCGTTACAGGCGGTAAGTATACTAAAATGATAACAAATAAAATTTTAGAAAATATACCAAAGGATGTTAAATATGAAGTAGTTGAGATAAATAACGCAACCTTAGAAGAGGTATATAAAGTAGAAGAAGCCATAAAGAAAACTAACCCTAACATACTATTGGGTATAGGAGGCGGTAAGGTTATAGATGTAACCAAGTATGCATCGTTTAGAAATAATTTAGAATTTATCAGTATACCAACAGCGCCTTCACATGACGGAATAACGTCGC
The nucleotide sequence above comes from Sulfolobus tengchongensis. Encoded proteins:
- a CDS encoding ribbon-helix-helix protein, CopG family, with the translated sequence MRVVTFKVEEDLLQQLDLYALNNRISRSEAIRYAIEMLLREKRVQQIKVETFSVR
- a CDS encoding site-specific integrase, which gives rise to MIDIKNIDDNMRRLLLKKAYEKLGSSIYEKLQKSRRTIYVYIRGYDERGREIRIPDEVVEKVVNLLPLDEVYEVLEGFSPRRYTVNDIIGILSRVKQDPEFREVFFMLLSKTLGDYLNTTTSKYIVTSDDIELFKKKLREKSKKTASDRLAYLTRALADLNYQLSAEDLNEYLLEVEEESKGKAEHIAKALKLFIKEVVRLRSPQLARELYDSFKTPRSKTQYKPPPLDLDILMKIYENISDLAAKSYFRLLVETGLRTGELFVLTVEHIDLEKRVINIMKENQTKRAYISFLHVETANWLKEKYLPYRNQFVEKYFDSVKNLALIQEIDLLKWKNKLFPFREDRIREEIKEAMDKVGIRFRLYDVRSFFASYLAKRGVSPLIVNLLQGRAPPVQFRILQEHYFVISLEELQRIYDEKAPKLEKL
- a CDS encoding beta-CASP ribonuclease aCPSF1, whose amino-acid sequence is MNRLASLNRMSIVSLIYSELKDLGISRIEYEGPTIAVYVKKPTMAMEKSEVVKKLAKDIKKRIVIKADPSIRKDKKETIEIIKNIVPQEAQIVDIKFDDDLGEVLIKAKKPGLVIGKGGSLQQRIFAETFWKAEIVREPPIKSRTYDSVLEHIYNETEYRAKILKVFGERIHRETVFQDKYVRITALGGFQEVGRSAVLVETPESKVLLDVGLNPSANLFGERLFPKLDIDQLKLEELDAVVITHAHLDHCGMVPFLFKYGYEGPVYTTAPTRDIMALMQLDSLDVAEKEGKPLPYSAKEVRKELLHTITLDYGEVTDISPDIRLTFYNAGHILGSAMAHLHIGDGKHNIVYTGDFKYAKTRLLDKANVEFPRVDTLIMETTYGAQEQKSRDESELELLEIINKTLNRGGKVLIPVLAVGRGQEVMLIINDMMKKKLIPEVPIYVTGLVDEVTAIHNAYPEWLGREVREEILYKDENPFTSEFFKRIEGYKEDIAKGEPSIILATSGMLNGGPAVEFFKTMAPDPKNAIIFVSYQAEGTLGRKVRDGAKEVQILDRDGRVESIQINMEVKAVEGFSGHSDRRQLLNFLKNIEPKPKNVILNHGEVNAIRSFASLIAREEGRLGYKPNVYTPNILDSLRVA